The genomic window TGTTCTGGTGGTCACCCGACCCTCGTGCGGTGCTGCCCCTCGACGGGCTGCACATCTCACGCAGCCTGCGCCGCACGCTGCGGTCCGAGCGGTTCCGCGGCACCCGCGACACGGCGTTCTCCGCGGTCGTGGCCGCCTGCGCCGACCGACCGGGGCACGGCACGTGGATCACCCCCGCGATGGCCGGCGCCTACGCGCGCCTGCATCGGCTCGGTCACGCGCACAGCGTGGAGGTGTGGGGCCCCGACGAGCAGCTCGTCGGCGGGGTGTACGGCGTCACCGTCGGCGCAGCCTTCATGGGCGAGTCCATGTTCCACCGCGCCGACGACGCCTCCAAGGTCGCGCTGGTCCACCTCGTCGAGCATCTGCGCGACCGGGGGTTCGCCCTCTTCGACGTCCAGCTGCCCACCCCCCACCTCGCCCGCATGGGCGCGGTCGAGGTCGCGCGCGACGCCTACCTGGAGCGGCTGGCGGTCGCGGTCACGCGCCCGGCGGCGTGGTAGCCGGGACACGTGCGCGACCGGAGGGCGCCCGCTACTTGGCGGCCCACTGCTCGGCGAGGTCACCGGCGACCGGCAGCTTGAAGTGCTCGAGGTTGTAGCCCTTGATGCACAGGATGACCCAGAGCACCAGCGAGCCGAGCCACAGCACTATCCCGACAAAGAATGTCAGGATTCCTCCGAACGGCAGCACCACCGCGATGATCTGCAGCGCGATCCACGCGACCGTGATCCCGCCGAACACGATGACCGACTGCGCCCCGTGGAACCGCACCTCGGGGTGCTTCTGGGTGAGGTACATGATGAGGCCGCCGATCCACCCGAACAGCAGGTAGCTCAGCAGACCGCCCACCTTCGGGTCCAGCCCGTCCGCGCTCGGCGGCCCGCCCTGCGGGACCCCCCCCGGCTGGCCGCCCTGTGGTGGGGGCATGGGGCTCCCGGGCGAGCCCGGGGTGCTGTCATCGGTCATCGTGATCTCCTCGTGTCGCTTTGGGGGCGTGCGTGCCAGGCACGGTGAACCGTGCCCCGCCGGACACACACCCACTCTGGGGGTGCCGCCGTACACCCGACGGTCATCCCGCACCCCACAAGAGTCGCCCCGATTGACCCGGATGTCAACGGGAGGTGCCGTTCCTCAGGAGCCGTTCTGGTTCTCCTCGGTTGCAGCGCGAGTGTCGGCATCCAGGGCGGTCGCTTCGCGGCCGGGTGCTGCGTGGCGTCTATCGGGCCCACGGCCCCACGCCGCCGACGGAGGAGACGGCGATGCGCGTCACGTAGCCCTCGGGCGGGTCCGGCATCGGCGGGAACGTGACGTCCGGGCCGAGGTAGCGGTGGGCCAACCGCTGGAGCAAGGCGGGCCCGC from Egibacteraceae bacterium includes these protein-coding regions:
- the aat gene encoding leucyl/phenylalanyl-tRNA--protein transferase, which gives rise to MSRFPDPRSTPGDQPLARGGDLEPATLLDAYTRGIFPWPGPDGTVFWWSPDPRAVLPLDGLHISRSLRRTLRSERFRGTRDTAFSAVVAACADRPGHGTWITPAMAGAYARLHRLGHAHSVEVWGPDEQLVGGVYGVTVGAAFMGESMFHRADDASKVALVHLVEHLRDRGFALFDVQLPTPHLARMGAVEVARDAYLERLAVAVTRPAAW
- a CDS encoding DUF4870 domain-containing protein; the encoded protein is MTDDSTPGSPGSPMPPPQGGQPGGVPQGGPPSADGLDPKVGGLLSYLLFGWIGGLIMYLTQKHPEVRFHGAQSVIVFGGITVAWIALQIIAVVLPFGGILTFFVGIVLWLGSLVLWVILCIKGYNLEHFKLPVAGDLAEQWAAK